GAGAGGTTTAAGTTGTGGATATCTTGTCCCTTTAGAGACACTCTTAAAGGCAGACTCAGTTACTTGGTCAGGGACTAAGCAAGCTCACATAAACATTCATTGATATCTTTATGTAAAGATGATTCCTTCAAGCGTTCTTTGTTCTCTTTGTTACAGGGTGGATGAGAAATGCAAAAGGAACACATATTATTTTCTATGTCAATGAACGTTTCAATGTATGAACTAAAGTTACAAAAAGGGGTCATGATTTCGAACTAGAATCATTCAAAATACTTGTTCCTGAGGTTTTGGAGTTAGGCTTCAAGCCTTGTCTCAACATCTCACTCCTCAATTCAATCGCCTTCTCCATCTCTCCCAACACACAACAACCGTGTATCATGGTGTTATACGCTACTCTATCCGGCCTCACCCCTCTCTCCATCATCGAGTTCCACAACTCAATCGCTTTCTTCACATCGCTCTTCCTACAAAACTCATAGATCATAGTTGTGTAGGTTATACAATCAGGAGAAACACCATCCCCTGTCATCTTCGTTAGAAGCTCAGAAGCTTCATCCATTCTCCCTTGTCTACAAAACCCACGGATCAACATATTGTACGTAGCGGTGTTAGCTAAAAGCCCTTTCAATATCGCATCATGAAGCTCCAGAGCTCTCTTCATGTCTCCTTCTCCTTTGGTTAGAATGTCAAGAAAACAACCGTACGTTACTTGGTTAGGAATCAGCATTTTCGAACGTAGAATCTCAGCTTCGTTCACAAACCCTGCTttgcataaaccattgataaCAGTAGTGTAAGTGACTTCATTAGGTACACATCCTTCGTTAATCATCAGATCCCATATCCCAAACGCTTCCTCGAAATCTCCCGTTTTGCTCTTTGCATCAATCATACTTGTATACATCACATCATCAGGCTTGAGTCCTCTATCATGCATCTCCTTTACAAGTCCAAGAAACATCTTTCGATCTTTGTGCTTTAAACTTCCATCTATAAGAACACCGTAACACACAAGGTCTAAATCCACCCCTCTTTGTACCATCTCCTGACAAACGCTTAACGCCTCCTCTAACCTTCCTTCTCTACAAAACCCGTGTAAGAGAGTGGTATAGCATATCTCGTTGAGTTCATGGTTCTCCTTGTGGAGCCCATCCACGAACTCTTTGGCTTCAGATGCTCGACCTGTTGAACACAGTCCGTGAATCAACGATCTATAGGTATATGTATCCGGTGCAATACCTTTCTCCATCATCTCACTCTGCAGTACAAAGGCTTTAGCAATGTCTCCTTCCTCGCAATAACCTTCGATCATGACGTTGTAAGTCACTCTGTTTGGTTTAATGTTCCATTCCTCCATCTCGTTGAATAGCTTTACAGCATCAGGGATCAACCCGCCGCGGAAAAGACCGGATATGAGCGTGGTGAATGTATATAAACTCGGCGCGATACCTTTCCCTGTCATCTCATGATAGAGCCTAAGAGCGTTGTGTGTTTTCCCTTTGCTGCAGTATCCACCCATCAGTGATGTGTACGTTACCACCGTTGGCTCcaactttttattaataatttccGCCATGAAATTCTCCGCTGCACTAATGTCACCGAACTTGCAGTGCCCGTTAATCAGAGAATTGTATGGATACACAGTTGGTTTCAAACCGGAATCAATCATTTTCCCAAGGAAACTAAGTGCAGTGTCGAGTTTCCCTCTTCTGCAAAACATATCTATCAAAACTGAATAGGTCACAACATTGGGACACAAGCCGATCTTCCCCATCCTATCAAACACCAGCTCAGCTTCGTCAAACTTTCTACATTTGCATAATAAGTCAAGCAACGCATTATGCACAAATAGATTAGGAGAAGCGTCACTCTCTGCTATTCTTTTAACCAAGTTAAACACCTCTTCAATCATCTCCCTCTTCCTTAACCCTTTTACCAAACTTGAAACTGCA
This genomic stretch from Brassica napus cultivar Da-Ae chromosome C9, Da-Ae, whole genome shotgun sequence harbors:
- the LOC106418362 gene encoding putative pentatricopeptide repeat-containing protein At5g59900, which produces MKLPRTIPSLSTSHFLRNFRNLSSAIDSESQFVDAVKRIVRGKRSWEIALSRDLVARRLKPTHVEEILIETLDEPKLSLRFFNFLGLHRGFDHSTASFCILIHALVKANLFWPASSLLQTLLLRGLNPSEAFHALYSCYEKCKLSSSSSSSFDLLIQHYVRIRRALDGVLVFRMMTKAGLLPEVRTLSALLHGLVHCRHYGLAMEVFEEMTNAGVRPDVYIYSGVVHSLCELKDLSRAREMIVRMEESGCDLSIVPYNVLINGLCKKQMVWEAVEVKNSLSRKELKADVVTYCSLIHGLCKVQEFEVGLEMMDEMLCLSLSPSEAAVSSLVKGLRKREMIEEVFNLVKRIAESDASPNLFVHNALLDLLCKCRKFDEAELVFDRMGKIGLCPNVVTYSVLIDMFCRRGKLDTALSFLGKMIDSGLKPTVYPYNSLINGHCKFGDISAAENFMAEIINKKLEPTVVTYTSLMGGYCSKGKTHNALRLYHEMTGKGIAPSLYTFTTLISGLFRGGLIPDAVKLFNEMEEWNIKPNRVTYNVMIEGYCEEGDIAKAFVLQSEMMEKGIAPDTYTYRSLIHGLCSTGRASEAKEFVDGLHKENHELNEICYTTLLHGFCREGRLEEALSVCQEMVQRGVDLDLVCYGVLIDGSLKHKDRKMFLGLVKEMHDRGLKPDDVMYTSMIDAKSKTGDFEEAFGIWDLMINEGCVPNEVTYTTVINGLCKAGFVNEAEILRSKMLIPNQVTYGCFLDILTKGEGDMKRALELHDAILKGLLANTATYNMLIRGFCRQGRMDEASELLTKMTGDGVSPDCITYTTMIYEFCRKSDVKKAIELWNSMMERGVRPDRVAYNTMIHGCCVLGEMEKAIELRSEMLRQGLKPNSKTSGTSILNDSSSKS